The window GCTCTGTGATCGGCTCCCTGTCCGTGTCCTGTGTCAAAGGCCTGGGCATCGGTATCAAGGAGCTTTTTTCCGGGACGGCCGTGCTGAGGGAGCCCCTCTTCTGGTCCCTGGTGGTGTGCCTGGTGGTGTGTGTCAGCATACAGATCAGCTACTTGAACAAAGCCCTGGACATCTTCAACACCTCCATCGTCACGCCCATCTACTACGTCTTCTTCACCACCTCTGTCATGGCGTGCTCCGCCATCCTCTTCAAGGAGTGGCTGAGCATGAGTGCCAACGCGGTGGTGGGCACCATAAGTGGCTTCCTCACCATCGTGCTGGGCATCTTCCTGCTGCATGCCTTCAAGGACATCACCTTCAGCTGGGACTCGTTGCCGCTCTACCTGACCAAAGCTCCTCAGGGGCTCCAGTGGAGCTCCCAGCCTTACATGGCCCTCCCTGGCCAGGATGGCCTCATGGGTGAAGAGGGGAAGCCGTCCTGAGTGGGAGACAGAAGGCTCCCTGGTTACAGTAAAACTATGTTTTGAGCTTTTTAAATATCGTTTTCTCAATTTAACACCTTTCTTGTGAAAACACTGGATTATTCACTCCTTGTGTTCCTATTTCCTCAAATATTGTCCTCCACTCTAGTAGATCATCTTAATTGTCCACTTAAATGCCTTCTTTTCCACAAAAATAACAGGGGGTGCCACCAAGTACTTTTACTCTTGGTGTGTCCTTCCAGTAAATGCTGGGTACTTTCGCCTCTGTCCACTGTTTGAGGAAATCATGCACTTAAATGACACTAAGTGCTGTAATTACTTTTACTATAGGTGCATTACAAAAGGTACGCTCTTCGGTTAAGTGCATAATTGGatactatttgaggaaatacggtAATTATTCATATATCCagatatttttcatttctttgcATTCCATATTTAATTAACTAAACCTTGCGCTTCAGCCTACATTAGTCTTAATGAACCTGTAGGCAATTAACATGTAGGTTTTGCATGTTCTTAATCTTTGTCATCTTATGCAATGCATCATTCTTGAGCCACTTCAATCACAACACaactacatttgatcaattcaTCTGATAAATGCATGTTATACCGCAGCAAATATGAAAAGCTACACCAAAGAAATGATTTGTCTTACTGTAAGCAAACTTTTGTGAGCAATATGTATAAATATTCACACAGGATCACTTACAACTTGTGTTTAATGCATATGTACAATCCAACGTATAGCAGTTAAACATGCATCCTCAGTCATTGCTGTGATGTTAAATTAGCCTGTGTGGCAAACTGAATGTTCCAGTTGATGCCTCCCAACTGCTTGGAACGTCAATAGGCAGCCATGAGGTCAGTGACCTAGCTTCTGTGTCGAGATGACTTTCCAAACCGGCAGCATCAGAACAGCAGGAGAACAAATCAAGGTGCACATGCTGTTAATGTGAGGCACTTGTAACAAATCACTGTTGTTTCTTTTGCAAACAGATTCGCTTTGCACCAGAGTCATTCATTTTAGTCCGCCATGCTGTCCGAGAAAGACCCTCGACTCCTCTGGGTCTGTTCCAGTCTGTTTAGGATGAACTGGCTGGTGTCTATGAATCTCTCCACGCAGTTGACAAAGCATGTTTCTGTCCTGGAGTCCAGCTTTGGGCCTGGTTTGTCCATGCAGTTCTCCTGGGGAGGGGGGAAACACAAGTCATTAAATCAGGGGATGAGTCTGGCACAGGTGGCATTGTTGAGAAATACatcttaattttattttctttttttaaaagttgaaatattaacagaaatCCCACTGATACTGGTAAGTACTTAACTTAAACAAAAGCTGTTAATTGAAATAATATATACCAGtgattttcaaagtgtggcacagtgagccttCCTTGATTTTGATTTGGtttgtttatttgaacattttatttcacttCAGTATACATCACTTATCACAtttccacatgttcaaaaggagtaggaagaagcagagcttaatcAATCCTACACGAGAAAATGATtaagcaatataacaatgtatttCAATGAAACTGAGGTTTGTAAATCGGTATGGACAAATTGCATGAAGTGCAGGTGCCGTATGGCTTAGCATTGTATTTCCCTGTGGTTCAGGACTCCGCTTccttatacactaagtccccaacttacgaacacaattggttccagacgaccgttcttatgttgaatcgttcttaagtaggggaaaaggtaacactaccaatgatataggtactacatgtacatgtatacatatacagtctatgtgtatgtatgtaaatatgagtttggatgcagtagtaatattaaacgaggataattaatgaaaaaaacaataataaaagtgatataataatacgtaatgataaatgttatttacctttgaagaggagtggtcgagcatacgtcgtggcggaggaggagttattgaaaaaaaggacaaatggtcgtcgtcgttactcttctaaaagaggtagtatTTTgttggtggtgtagaattaagcaggcctattaactcttcataaactttaatcacacactctgtccgggttgtataatttagctttccatttagctttatctccccagcgtctaactctgttggtcccattagctctaaggctgcctctgttggtcccattagcagtgtcacagtgccctctacatgtacagtagcagtttaAATACTGAtagagcgactacaaggcaaaataaaataaaatatagaccagtcggcttgtgttcgtatctgcgAATGTCCGCtcgtcgggtgttcgtaagttggggacctagtgtactttgtaaacatcaactgcccctgcaattggctgacgaccagtccaggatgtaccctgactctacattgtccataggtatgaatgtgaatgttttatagtcattaccccatatctccgcacaataagttagatatggtaagactagagaacaatagagagtatggagtgatttttttgtccagaacgaattttgctttattcagtcatgacgttattcttgccactttataatgtatatttttaatgtgggatttccaactcattttcaTTCACTCTGTCAATGACCACACCgtctatttttatttacacctaagtatcctttctgctattaccaaatagcattattttagttttacttaggaaTAATCTGTTTTGATCAAACAAtttttttagtatagtcatttcaactgtgagttttttttttattagctcttgtgtgcccCGGGGCACCGGTCACTTTGAACAGCCCTGTACTAACCTGCGTAGTTTAGCTTGATCGTCATTGGATTGCAGTGGACCCCGCATTCTTCCATTTTTCTGAATGCTGATACTTATGGCTTTTCTCATTAATATGAACATCTTAAACAAATCCCGACATGTCTAAACAAATCAAACGATTGACAGCGGATGAGTGTTCAAACCTCCGCCGCTGTGACAGGACCGTGAACTCAACTCCTCACCAGTCCGGTGAGCCTAGCTAAACATTAGTGTTAATTTGataatttaacacaaaaaaatcaggcAAAACTGACGAAGATTGCTGGGCACATATCTGTTGGACCGGTAAACACGTCAAGTTAGCTTTAGCTTTATTTCGTAGCGGTTTCGCATCACTTGATAAGCACTTAAGGTTAACCCACGAATGCTATGTAAAGGCTACATGAATCAGCACAACATAAAACACCTTGTGTCATACAACTCGCTACTGTAAAAGTACGTAAAGATGAATAGCTAACGTCAAATAGCCTCCTCCAACTGCCAAAGGCTACTAGCTTACTCACCCAGCAGACTTCTGTCATTTGGTGCACCAGCTGTTGAAATCGTTGCTTCTGAGACTCGATCTCAATGAACTGCTGGAGCTGAGGGTCCGCGCTCGCTGTCTTTCCGTCCATACTTTAGTCAAATTCAACCTGACCCCAATAAATGTATGGAAAAAGGAGCAGTTTATGCTAGAATTGCTGACCTTCACGTGTATGTATGGGACCCGCTGTACCGGAAGCAGACGAACCAATCACATTAGCACGCTCATGTTACGTCACACAAATGTAGCCTCTCACAGCCCTGGAT of the Dunckerocampus dactyliophorus isolate RoL2022-P2 chromosome 11, RoL_Ddac_1.1, whole genome shotgun sequence genome contains:
- the timm8a gene encoding mitochondrial import inner membrane translocase subunit Tim8 A, which translates into the protein MDGKTASADPQLQQFIEIESQKQRFQQLVHQMTEVCWENCMDKPGPKLDSRTETCFVNCVERFIDTSQFILNRLEQTQRSRGSFSDSMAD